A region from the Plutella xylostella chromosome 6, ilPluXylo3.1, whole genome shotgun sequence genome encodes:
- the LOC125488650 gene encoding uncharacterized protein LOC125488650 — protein MKRRSARKEDNRVSAVETASTSTSTETNSNEVRMATEEEEDDSPPAKKLLKDLLVHEVDKALRSLQEETPKLCQSNLRAASLIPEFDPENEDCTITTWLKKIEQLGEIHGWDDKTKSFHLQDKLRGQARRWYNRLESYDYTWDDWKVMLIRAFPKHRDYGNMLENMLNRRKLPSETMTKYYQEKIAMCFRCNLSDAATLSCIIRGLPVQLQSNARAYQCTRPDQLYEGFLSALDDYRYPTFESRAFNKQPLERKPSAANTESDPCPRCKKTGHLVRYCPLPDLRSCFKCGAQGHIAPRCPVTKDAPINSSNTVKNIQLVQNYSDIYMKSVKVDGTYVKAYLDTGSQVNVMSTEVARLLSLPIKPTQIILKGFSGGMLTTRGEVTFKLEVDKLNIPCQAYLTDINMNNIHLLIGQPIINHEGVTLLVHNNTAVLQQDCDFLSQIEVTEERQKFNVVTHSKETLPPGSSIIMVDIEGNNQDADVITPARHFEMDGTSYSIPATILRGCQGHLKVFNSGTKDILWEPGVVLVRAEICKHTPLRHQDGRM, from the coding sequence CAATCGTGTTTCCGCGGTTGAAACTGCGTCTACGAGCACCAGCACCGAGACAAACTCCAACGAGGTTCGGATGGCCACAGAAGAGGAAGAAGACGACTCGCCGCCTGCCAAGAAACTACTGAAGGATCTTCTCGTCCACGAAGTTGACAAGGCTCTACGATCATTGCAAGAGGAAACACCAAAGCTGTGCCAATCTAACCTCCGTGCCGCTTCCTTAATACCTGAATTTGACCCTGAAAATGAAGACTGCACCATTACCACGTGGTTGAAAAAAATCGAACAACTCGGTGAAATACACGGATGGGATGACAAAACAAAGTCATTTCACCTACAAGATAAGTTACGAGGCCAAGCACGAAGATGGTACAACAGGTTAGAAAGTTATGATTACACGTGGGACGATTGGAAGGTTATGTTAATCCGGGCCTTCCCTAAGCATCGAGACTACGGTAACATGCTGGAAAACATGTTAAATAGAAGAAAATTACCATCAGAAACAATGACCAAGTACTACCAAGAAAAAATTGCCATGTGCTTTCGATGCAATTTATCGGATGCTGCTACCCTCTCTTGCATTATTCGAGGGCTCCCCGTACAGCTACAATCAAATGCGAGGGCTTATCAGTGTACACGACCTGACCAGCTATATGAAGGTTTCCTGTCTGCTCTTGATGACTACCGATATCCGACGTTCGAGTCCCGTGCATTCAATAAGCAGCCACTGGAAAGAAAACCGTCAGCAGCCAATACTGAAAGCGATCCGTGCCCACGGTGTAAGAAGACCGGACACCTGGTACGGTATTGCCCATTGCCAGATCTACGAAGTTGCTTCAAATGTGGCGCTCAAGGACACATTGCGCCACGGTGTCCAGTAACAAAGGACGCACCTATTAATTCAAGCAATACTGTCAAAAATATCCAACTCGTGCAAAATTACAGTGATATCTATATGAAGAGTGTGAAAGTAGATGGAACCTATGTAAAGGCATACCTTGATACTGGAAGCCAGGTTAATGTTATGTCCACTGAAGTCGCGAGGCTCCTGTCGCTGCCAATAAAGCCAACCCAAATCATACTAAAGGGATTCTCTGGTGGTATGCTCACCACCCGTGGAGAGGTAACATTCAAGCTGGAGGTCGACAAGTTAAACATCCCCTGCCAAGCCTACTTGACCGacataaatatgaataatatcCATTTGCTGATCGGACAGCCTATCATCAACCATGAAGGCGTCACACTGCTTGTCCACAACAATACAGCAGTTTTACAACAAGACTGTGATTTTTTGTCACAAATTGAAGTCACGGAAGAAAGGCAAAAATTTAATGTCGTAACCCACTCTAAAGAAACCTtgccacctggaagctcaatcATAATGGTTGACATCGAAGGCAACAACCAGGATGCTGACGTCATCACTCCGGCGCGCCACTTTGAGATGGATGGGACATCCTACTCGATTCCCGCCACGATCCTGCGCGGCTGCCAAGGCCATCTGAAGGTCTTCAACTCGGGGACCAAGGACATCCTGTGGGAGCCGGGAGTCGTCCTTGTGCGAGCTGAGATCTGCAAGCATACGCCTCTTCGCCATCAG